The Roseofilum casamattae BLCC-M143 genome includes the window GATGTTGCCCTACAACAGGCTGCTGCCCCTTTAGCCGAGCGCCCCGATATCACCGTCCCTTGCCTATTCAGCTATCGAATTAATCGCTCTTTATTTGGCATTCAAGATGATATTATTGGCGACAAAAACTATGCCGTACAAATCTTTGCTTCGGCGGCTAGCTCCACGGATGGTCGCATCGACTGGAGCCAATATCGACCGAGCCAAGAAAAAGCGATCGAACCCTATAAATTTCTCAGCTACTACGAAACAAGCGATACCAATGTTTTTTTTTGGTCGAGAACTCTTATCCGAACAACTCATTACTAAAATAACCCGTCATAAACTGGTGCTCGTTAATGGTAAATCCGGTAGTGGCAAAACCTCATTAATCAATGCTGGCTTGATCCCGCGCCTGATTGAGAGAGGCTATATTACCATGGTCTTCCGCGATTACGAATATCCCACCGAAGCGATTTATAGAAGTCTGAGTCATTTAAAGCTAGGTCTAAAAGATAATGCTAGTCTTCTGGAATATCTACAGAAAACAACGGAACGAACGGGACGACCAATTGTCATTTTTCTCGATCAATTTGAACGCTTCTTTCTTAATTTAGAAATTGTCCAGCGGAAAAGATTTATTGGGGAATTAAAAGAAACGCTGAATCGGATGAGTTCTTACGGCGCGAGCATTATTATTTCCCTACGCGAAGATTTTTATGGCAGATTGGGAGAATTTTGGAAAGATATTCCAGAATTCAATACCGAAAGTTACTCCCAATATCTGGAACCGCTCAACGAACAAGAAGCCAGAGATGCTATTGAAAAACCCTTGCAGGCAGTAGATCTAAACATTAGCTACGAACCAACATTTTTGAATCAAACTCTCGTTCCCAATCTGCTGCAACGGAGTGAAGGAAATCTCAACCATGAAATTGAACCCGTCCACTTGCAAATTGTTTGTAATGAACTCTTGGCAGAAGTGCAAAAACGCTATACCAAGGATCTCAATGCTGGTAAAACAGTTGTCATCTATAAGAAAATTTATGACGAACTCGGTGGCGTAGAAGGTATCTTAAAAAGTTATTTCCAGGATATTCTCAACCGCATCTTCCAGCCAGAAGAACAAGCAGACGCGAAATCCATCCTCAAGCAAATGGTCACCAGTCAAGGGACGCGAATTTTCAAATCGGAGCGCGAGATTTCTCAAAATTTGCCGATTAATAAAAAACAAGTTCGAGATATTTTAGGACAATTAGATAGCAGTCGCTTCATTGAAACTATTGTCCCTGAAGATGGATCGGAAAAACGCTATTCAATTACTCACGAATATCTAGCCGAGCAAATTAATGAATGGTATACTTATAATGAATTAGACCTAAAACGAGCGAAAGAAATCTACGAAAGATGTTTGGCGAATTGGAACGATTCCAAAAATCGCTCTTGCATTCCTCGCCGCCAATACCTCTACTTGCTCCGCCATCAGAAAGCTTTATTAAAGTTTCGTCCAGAAGGAAAAAAACTCTTTCGCGAAAGCCACCTGCGCTACCATGGCTTAAATATAGCTGCTATTTTTTCAGCCAGTTTTTTGGTAGCGGTGACTGGCTTGGCACTGTCGGGTTTGCGACAATCAAAAATCAACGAAGCGCGAACGGCACGGCAAGCTTCAGAAGTATTTTTTAATGCTGGCGATCGCCAACTAGTGTTGCGTCAATGCAGAAATGGCAGATAATAGAGAGGTAGAGTGGAAAAAGTCAACAAACCATGCCAGCCAAACGATATATAGTGTCTCTGACAGAGGAAGAACGGCAAGAGTTAGAAAAACTGACGAAAACCGGAAAAGCAGCAGCCCGAAAAATTAATCATGCACGAATATTACTGAAAGCAGATATAAATCAATCGGGAGGAGGATGGAAAGATAGTGAAATCGCGTCAGCTTTAGATGTGAGTATAAGAACGATTGAAAGAGTGCGACAAAGATGGATGGAAGAAGGTTTAGAAAA containing:
- a CDS encoding helix-turn-helix domain-containing protein, which produces MPAKRYIVSLTEEERQELEKLTKTGKAAARKINHARILLKADINQSGGGWKDSEIASALDVSIRTIERVRQRWMEEGLE